GTTCTCAAGCGTCGCAGACCAACCAAGGTTTACGCACGGAGCGATAAAGGGGACGAGCCAATCATCGGAGTGTCAGGTACGACTCAACTTCTCCATTTACTTGTAATTTTTGTCGAGTTTTTGTCTAATGATCAGAAATTACAGAAGCAGGGTGTGGTGTGGATTCGAGGTCGAGGTCGTTCAATTTGGGGGTGGCGTCCGGTCTGCTTTGTGTGATCGCTGCTGGTAAACATGAGCTGAACAAGATGGTGGAATTGCGGAGTCAGATGGAGGTGTTTCTCCAAAATGCCAAACAGGAGTTGGGCAGTAAGCCGGTGGAGTCTAATGACATTAATTTCACTTCTTTCTCCACCAATTTCCAACAAGACTCCACCTCTGGTAGCCAGTTTTCTCTTCAATCTGTTGCCGTCCGCGACGAGTGCTCCTCCGATTGTGTTGGAAACCAGAGAGAAGGAGACGAGTGTGTGGCAGGAATGGATCAACTAGAGGCAGAGCTTCACGCCGAGTTAGAAAGAATGCAACTCCAATTGGATTCTGAAAATGATCCGCA
The window above is part of the Fragaria vesca subsp. vesca linkage group LG2, FraVesHawaii_1.0, whole genome shotgun sequence genome. Proteins encoded here:
- the LOC101297904 gene encoding uncharacterized protein LOC101297904; amino-acid sequence: MQKKQQFKTPETRRILRVADILLVDGDGDLDDMEKPGKSMTQCSTPRRIVSRWFSVLKRRRPTKVYARSDKGDEPIIGVSEAGCGVDSRSRSFNLGVASGLLCVIAAGKHELNKMVELRSQMEVFLQNAKQELGSKPVESNDINFTSFSTNFQQDSTSGSQFSLQSVAVRDECSSDCVGNQREGDECVAGMDQLEAELHAELERMQLQLDSENDPQQQLLEDMGDIGSNRGEGDSASTDYSDEMLWGSGVAPLELERKLHLVLEARQEERIKELEDALERAEQRLQEKEIEVSWWRDTARLMSAHDSGPSYSQD